One window of Mesorhizobium sp. WSM4904 genomic DNA carries:
- the fliF gene encoding flagellar basal-body MS-ring/collar protein FliF: MPEQIQGLIANLRGFGVRRLALMGGIAALVMAVIGVASVYLNRPAYETLYVGLDRNDVNQIGLVLGEAGIGFDVGADGTSVLVPAGTTAQARMLLAEKGLPTSANAGYELFDNVGSLGLTSFMQQITRVRALEGEIARTIQSIAGVKAARVHIVMSERANFRRDEQQPSASVVIRYAGADAEKSAQSIRHLVAAAVPGLSADKVTVLDSNGNLLAAGDDTSNTSAARTLGVEQTVEAQIGDNIRRALTPYLGPDNFRASVKADVNTDTRQTEETIFDPESRVERSVQSVRTNEASNQKQASTPTSVEQNLPETQTTTTEGPQSSSQNDRKEEITNYEINSKKIATVSNGYSVTKMSIAVVVNQDRLKTILGKDTTPEQIAKRVADIQKMVASATGFDEKRGDIIDVSAVEFIDGLDGEPIDQPGMLASIGTYTGTLINAGAFIVVVFLVAFFGLRPMAAALTASAKPAAIAGPSFDDVQRSLPTPDAPVAAIASEAPVGALPGTRPGATPLDDLRQKIRPAPQERLARMVDLNEERTAQILRKWAAAPEAAG, encoded by the coding sequence GTGCCGGAACAGATCCAGGGCCTCATCGCGAATCTGCGGGGATTCGGCGTCAGGCGTCTCGCTCTCATGGGCGGCATCGCCGCGCTGGTCATGGCCGTCATCGGCGTCGCCTCGGTCTACCTCAACCGTCCGGCCTACGAGACGCTCTATGTCGGGCTCGACCGCAACGACGTGAACCAGATCGGCCTGGTGCTGGGAGAAGCCGGCATCGGCTTCGATGTCGGCGCGGACGGAACCTCGGTGCTGGTGCCGGCCGGCACCACCGCGCAGGCGCGCATGCTGCTCGCCGAAAAGGGCCTGCCGACCAGCGCCAACGCCGGCTACGAGCTGTTCGACAATGTCGGCTCGCTCGGCCTGACGTCCTTCATGCAGCAGATCACCCGTGTGCGGGCGCTGGAAGGCGAGATCGCGCGCACCATCCAGTCGATCGCCGGCGTCAAGGCGGCGCGCGTCCACATCGTCATGTCCGAGCGCGCCAATTTCCGCCGCGACGAGCAGCAGCCCTCGGCTTCGGTCGTCATCCGCTACGCCGGCGCCGATGCCGAGAAGAGCGCGCAGTCGATCCGCCACCTGGTTGCAGCCGCCGTTCCCGGCCTGTCGGCCGACAAGGTCACCGTGCTCGATTCCAACGGCAATCTGCTTGCCGCCGGCGACGACACCTCCAACACCAGCGCCGCCCGCACGCTCGGCGTCGAGCAGACGGTCGAGGCGCAGATCGGCGACAACATCCGCCGGGCGCTGACGCCCTATCTCGGCCCCGACAATTTCCGCGCCAGCGTCAAGGCCGACGTCAACACCGACACCCGCCAGACCGAAGAGACGATCTTCGATCCCGAATCCCGCGTCGAGCGTTCGGTGCAGTCGGTGCGCACCAACGAGGCCAGCAACCAGAAACAGGCTTCGACCCCGACCAGTGTCGAGCAGAACCTGCCCGAGACGCAGACGACCACCACCGAGGGGCCGCAGTCCTCCTCGCAGAACGACCGCAAGGAAGAGATCACCAACTACGAGATCAACTCCAAGAAGATCGCCACCGTCTCCAACGGCTATTCCGTCACCAAGATGTCGATCGCCGTCGTCGTCAACCAGGATCGGCTCAAGACCATTCTCGGCAAGGACACCACGCCTGAGCAGATCGCCAAGCGCGTTGCAGACATCCAGAAGATGGTGGCCTCCGCCACCGGTTTCGACGAGAAACGCGGCGACATCATCGACGTCTCGGCGGTCGAGTTCATCGACGGTCTGGATGGCGAGCCGATCGACCAGCCTGGCATGCTCGCCTCGATCGGCACGTACACCGGCACGCTGATCAACGCCGGCGCCTTCATCGTCGTGGTGTTCCTGGTCGCCTTCTTCGGGCTGCGGCCGATGGCGGCCGCGCTGACGGCATCGGCCAAGCCCGCGGCAATCGCCGGCCCGAGCTTCGACGATGTCCAGCGCTCGTTGCCAACGCCCGACGCGCCGGTCGCCGCGATCGCTTCCGAGGCGCCGGTCGGCGCCCTGCCGGGCACCCGTCCCGGCGCCACCCCGCTCGATGATCTGCGCCAGAAGATCAGGCCGGCGCCGCAGGAACGGCTGGCACGCATGGTCGACCTCAACGAGGAGCGTACCGCCCAGATCCTGCGCAAATGGGCCGCCGCGCCGGAAGCCGCGGGTTAA
- a CDS encoding flagellin, producing MASIMTNAAALTALQSLNATNKSLEQTQARISTGYRVSEASDNAAYWSIATTMRSDNSALSTVQDALGLGASKVDTAYTGMNNVLDTIGKIKTKLLSAVGQSDANKAKTQSEITALQAQMKSFADAATFSGSNFLSVTSKQVAAANDGVQPDAKIVSSFNRSSSGAISLGTIDIDVESTKLFDSGLATDVKNFGILDRQTSIYSTAADQSAYDAAYAAAIAGGATDIAANTAGQGAVTGTPVKIDNISAYNLDITATGVTDDIITQMVTKIDNVMSQLTDAATVLGAAKSSIDLQKTFTQSLMDSIDRGVGQLVDADMNKESTRLQALQVQQQLGIQSLSIANSSSQSILQLFKNG from the coding sequence TTGGCGAGCATCATGACGAACGCTGCGGCGTTGACTGCACTTCAAAGCCTCAACGCCACCAACAAATCGCTCGAGCAGACGCAGGCCCGGATCTCGACCGGCTACCGGGTCTCCGAGGCCTCCGACAACGCCGCCTATTGGTCGATCGCCACCACGATGCGGTCCGACAATTCGGCGCTGTCGACGGTGCAGGATGCGCTCGGCCTCGGCGCTTCGAAGGTCGACACCGCCTACACCGGCATGAACAACGTGCTTGACACCATCGGCAAGATCAAGACCAAGCTTTTGTCGGCCGTCGGCCAGTCGGATGCCAACAAGGCAAAGACGCAGAGCGAAATCACAGCGCTTCAGGCGCAGATGAAGTCCTTTGCCGATGCCGCCACCTTCTCCGGATCGAATTTCCTCTCGGTGACGTCCAAGCAGGTCGCCGCCGCCAATGACGGCGTCCAGCCCGACGCCAAGATCGTTTCCTCGTTCAACCGTTCCTCGTCGGGCGCCATCTCGCTCGGAACCATCGACATCGATGTCGAGAGCACCAAGCTGTTCGATTCCGGCCTCGCCACCGACGTCAAGAATTTCGGCATCCTCGACCGCCAGACCTCGATCTACTCCACGGCCGCGGACCAGTCCGCGTACGATGCCGCCTATGCGGCCGCGATCGCCGGCGGCGCCACCGACATCGCCGCCAACACCGCCGGCCAGGGCGCCGTGACCGGCACGCCCGTCAAGATCGACAACATCTCCGCCTACAATCTCGACATCACGGCGACGGGCGTGACCGACGACATCATCACGCAGATGGTCACCAAGATCGACAACGTCATGAGTCAGCTCACCGACGCCGCCACCGTGCTCGGCGCCGCCAAGAGCTCGATCGACCTGCAGAAGACCTTCACGCAGAGCCTGATGGACTCCATCGACCGCGGCGTCGGCCAGCTCGTCGATGCCGACATGAACAAGGAATCGACCCGCCTCCAGGCGCTCCAGGTCCAGCAGCAGCTCGGCATCCAGTCCCTGTCGATCGCCAACAGCTCCTCGCAGTCGATCCTGCAGCTATTCAAGAACGGCTGA